The bacterium genome includes a region encoding these proteins:
- a CDS encoding A/G-specific adenine glycosylase: MLSKPKIKEFHKIIYQYYHKNKRFFPWRDTQNPYHIFISEIMLQQTQSERVVDKYRLFLKTFPTVQSLAKSSLNKVLKLWQGLGYNRRAIALHRSAKILVEKYQGNLPETVGELIELPGVGQYTAAAVCAFAYNQPTIFIETNIRRVYIHFFFQKKRRVKDKDILPLVELTVDRTNPREWYYALMDYGAMLRKQVPNPNRRSAHYTKQSRFEGSNRQIRGLILQTLLKNPNLTESELVRKLQLEKEKIKYNLIRLKQEGFLATDLPE, encoded by the coding sequence GTGTTGTCCAAACCGAAAATTAAAGAATTTCATAAAATTATCTACCAATACTATCACAAGAATAAACGTTTTTTCCCTTGGCGGGATACCCAAAATCCATATCATATTTTCATCTCTGAAATCATGCTACAACAAACACAATCTGAGCGAGTAGTGGATAAATATAGGTTATTCCTAAAAACTTTTCCCACCGTGCAATCTCTCGCGAAATCCTCGCTCAACAAAGTGCTTAAACTTTGGCAAGGATTAGGGTATAATCGTCGAGCGATTGCATTACATCGCTCGGCAAAGATTCTTGTAGAGAAGTATCAAGGAAACTTACCAGAAACCGTGGGTGAACTTATCGAACTCCCTGGGGTAGGGCAGTATACAGCGGCAGCGGTCTGTGCGTTTGCATATAATCAGCCAACTATATTTATTGAAACGAATATTCGCCGAGTATATATTCATTTCTTTTTTCAGAAGAAACGGCGAGTTAAAGATAAAGATATCTTGCCACTAGTAGAATTAACCGTTGATAGAACGAATCCGCGAGAATGGTATTATGCGTTAATGGATTATGGGGCTATGCTTAGAAAACAGGTGCCGAACCCAAATCGAAGAAGTGCACATTATACGAAACAGAGTCGGTTTGAAGGGTCAAATCGGCAGATACGAGGACTGATTCTTCAAACATTGTTAAAAAACCCGAACCTAACTGAATCGGAATTAGTCCGTAAATTGCAGTTGGAGAAAGAGAAAATAAAATACAACTTAATTCGACTGAAACAAGAAGGATTCTTAGCCACGGATTTACCGGAATGA
- a CDS encoding deoxyribodipyrimidine photo-lyase, which produces MNKNRVRLLKEGEIRSGPVIYWMSRDQRVNDNWALLHAQELAIEREVPMIVIFCLVPKFLGATIRQYTFMVKGLQEVEQILAKHHIPFILLTGEPEHVIPKFILQSKSSVLITDFDPLTIKRNWKQQVGENINIPFYEVDAHNIVPCWLTSSKQEFGAYTIRPKLHRLLPEYLEEFPKVKKQPISYNLKKPHNITWNRILASLIVDRSVPEVSQFVSGEKTAGTVLKYFINQKLSSYAENRNNPNQDAQSNLSPYLHFGQISAQRVALEVIKSKHPKKVKDAFLEELIIRRELSDNYCYYNPNYDSVKGFPQWAKKTLDNHRADLRVYLYSLEQFEYALTHDPLWNAAQLEMVRTGKLHGYLRMYWAKKILEWTESPEQAMEIAIYLNDKYSLDGRDPNGYTGIAWSIGGVHDRPWNERPIFGKIRYMSYNGCKSKFDVKRYINKYLSTPVQ; this is translated from the coding sequence ATGAATAAAAATAGGGTTAGATTGTTAAAAGAAGGTGAGATTAGGTCAGGTCCGGTTATCTACTGGATGAGTCGAGACCAGCGCGTTAATGATAATTGGGCATTACTCCATGCGCAAGAATTAGCAATAGAACGGGAAGTGCCGATGATAGTAATATTCTGTTTAGTCCCGAAATTCTTGGGAGCAACCATTCGGCAGTATACGTTTATGGTGAAGGGATTACAAGAGGTTGAGCAGATCCTTGCGAAACACCATATTCCTTTTATTCTATTGACCGGCGAACCAGAACATGTTATCCCGAAATTTATTCTCCAGTCGAAAAGTAGTGTATTGATAACTGATTTTGACCCGTTAACAATTAAACGGAATTGGAAACAACAGGTTGGCGAGAACATTAACATCCCATTCTATGAAGTTGATGCGCATAATATCGTTCCGTGTTGGTTAACATCTTCGAAACAGGAGTTTGGCGCGTATACGATACGACCGAAACTACATCGGTTACTTCCAGAATATTTAGAAGAGTTTCCGAAAGTTAAGAAACAGCCTATTTCTTATAATCTAAAGAAACCACATAATATAACTTGGAATAGGATACTCGCATCGCTTATCGTTGACCGTTCGGTTCCAGAAGTCTCACAATTCGTTTCTGGAGAAAAAACAGCTGGAACAGTTCTGAAATATTTTATTAACCAGAAGTTAAGTAGTTATGCCGAAAACCGAAATAACCCGAATCAGGACGCACAATCGAACCTATCACCATATCTCCATTTTGGTCAGATATCAGCGCAGCGAGTTGCATTAGAAGTTATTAAAAGCAAGCACCCTAAAAAGGTTAAAGATGCGTTTCTCGAAGAACTCATAATCCGTAGGGAACTATCAGATAATTACTGTTATTATAATCCAAACTATGATTCGGTTAAAGGATTCCCTCAATGGGCAAAGAAAACGCTCGATAACCATCGAGCTGACCTGCGAGTATATCTTTATTCTTTAGAACAATTTGAGTATGCACTAACGCACGACCCGCTCTGGAACGCTGCACAACTGGAAATGGTCAGAACCGGTAAACTCCATGGATATCTCAGAATGTATTGGGCGAAAAAGATTCTTGAATGGACGGAATCACCGGAACAGGCGATGGAAATCGCAATATATCTGAACGATAAATATTCGCTCGATGGACGAGACCCGAACGGATATACTGGTATCGCATGGAGTATCGGCGGGGTACACGATCGTCCTTGGAATGAACGACCGATATTCGGTAAAATCCGATATATGAGTTACAACGGCTGCAAATCGAAGTTTGATGTGAAACGGTATATCAATAAATATTTATCAACTCCGGTTCAATAG
- the rpe gene encoding ribulose-phosphate 3-epimerase, whose protein sequence is MKMKPKIVPSILSADFGNLNTAVKSVQRAGCDWVHLDIMDGHFVPNISMGIPVVASLRKQTKLLFDTHLMISEPEKYLNAFIDAGADLVTVHIEVCPDIRKMIRVIQKKGVKAGVSLNPETPVDSVYPAIGYADLILVMSVHPGFGGQKFIKYSLDKLHKLRYQIDKQKAKTVLEIDGGINEQTIPQVVKSGADWLVIGSAIFEAKDIIRQIDKFRNMITKALK, encoded by the coding sequence ATGAAAATGAAACCGAAAATCGTTCCATCAATTTTATCTGCTGATTTCGGCAATCTTAATACTGCCGTTAAATCCGTCCAACGGGCAGGATGTGATTGGGTACATCTGGATATTATGGACGGTCATTTCGTTCCCAATATATCTATGGGGATTCCGGTAGTCGCTTCGTTACGGAAACAAACGAAATTATTGTTTGATACCCATCTCATGATTTCTGAACCGGAGAAATATCTCAATGCATTTATCGATGCTGGCGCTGACCTGGTAACGGTTCATATTGAAGTCTGTCCGGATATAAGAAAAATGATTCGGGTTATTCAGAAAAAGGGAGTGAAAGCAGGGGTATCACTCAATCCGGAGACACCGGTTGATTCGGTTTATCCGGCGATTGGATATGCGGATTTAATTCTGGTGATGAGCGTCCATCCTGGATTTGGCGGCCAGAAGTTTATCAAATATTCGCTAGACAAACTCCATAAATTACGGTATCAGATAGACAAACAAAAAGCGAAAACCGTTCTAGAAATAGATGGTGGCATTAATGAACAAACTATCCCGCAAGTTGTCAAATCTGGAGCGGATTGGCTTGTTATCGGGTCAGCCATTTTTGAAGCAAAAGATATCATTCGACAGATAGATAAGTTTAGAAATATGATTACCAAGGCATTAAAATGA
- the gatB gene encoding Asp-tRNA(Asn)/Glu-tRNA(Gln) amidotransferase subunit GatB, with amino-acid sequence MNYEAVIGLEVHAELLTKSKCFCSCSTEFGNEPNSQICPICSGFPGVLPVLNKEAVAMTIKTGLALHCEIATYSRFARKNYYYPDLPKNYQISQYAEPLSRNGYIEIPTKTGLKTIGITRVHLEEDAGKLLHSPDGYSLVDLNRTGVPLMEIVSEPDIRSPEEAKDYLMMLRAILQYLEVCNGNMEEGTFRCDANVSIRPVGTKGLGTKAEIKNMNSFKNVQKALEYEVERQIEMIESGERIIQETRLWNPDKGITEPMRSKEYAHDYRYFPEPDLVPMEIAKEWIEEIRATMPELPMARKSRFITQYQLPEYDAELLTVSKPVADFYEAAVKLHPNAKSISNWIMTELMRELSGKEFRYTEFPITPMQLANLVKLIDTNMISGKTAKQVFNAMLRTDISPENYVKEKGLIQITDTSAIEKLVDEVIAQNEAAVAEYKKGKEGAINALVGQVMKASKGKANPQVVNQLLKQKLSS; translated from the coding sequence ATGAACTACGAAGCAGTAATAGGACTTGAAGTCCATGCAGAACTATTAACCAAATCAAAATGTTTTTGTTCCTGTAGTACAGAGTTTGGGAACGAACCAAACTCGCAAATCTGTCCGATATGTAGTGGATTTCCTGGGGTTCTACCGGTTTTAAATAAAGAAGCGGTAGCGATGACGATTAAAACTGGATTAGCGCTCCATTGCGAAATTGCAACGTATAGTCGGTTTGCCCGGAAGAACTATTATTATCCGGATTTACCGAAAAATTATCAGATATCCCAATATGCAGAACCATTATCCCGAAATGGATACATTGAAATACCAACAAAAACTGGGTTAAAAACTATCGGAATAACTCGCGTACATCTAGAAGAAGATGCAGGAAAATTATTGCATTCACCTGACGGATACAGTCTCGTTGACTTGAACCGAACTGGGGTACCGTTAATGGAAATTGTTAGCGAACCTGATATTCGTTCACCAGAAGAAGCTAAAGATTATCTCATGATGTTGCGGGCGATTTTGCAATATTTAGAAGTTTGTAATGGAAATATGGAAGAAGGAACGTTCCGCTGTGATGCGAACGTATCGATTCGTCCGGTCGGAACAAAAGGATTGGGTACAAAAGCTGAAATTAAGAATATGAATTCATTTAAAAATGTACAAAAAGCGTTAGAATATGAAGTCGAACGGCAGATTGAAATGATAGAAAGTGGAGAACGGATTATTCAAGAGACACGATTATGGAATCCTGATAAAGGAATCACTGAACCGATGCGGTCAAAAGAATACGCTCATGATTATCGCTATTTTCCAGAGCCGGATTTGGTACCAATGGAAATAGCTAAAGAATGGATTGAAGAAATTCGAGCGACGATGCCAGAATTACCTATGGCACGGAAATCCCGATTTATAACCCAATATCAACTTCCGGAATATGATGCCGAATTATTAACGGTTAGCAAACCGGTAGCGGATTTCTATGAAGCAGCGGTTAAACTTCATCCGAACGCAAAATCTATCAGTAATTGGATAATGACCGAACTCATGCGAGAGTTGAGCGGAAAAGAATTCCGATATACCGAATTTCCTATCACTCCTATGCAGTTAGCGAATCTAGTTAAATTGATTGATACCAATATGATTAGCGGGAAAACTGCTAAACAAGTTTTCAACGCAATGCTGCGAACGGATATATCACCAGAAAACTATGTGAAAGAAAAAGGACTTATCCAAATAACTGATACATCCGCAATCGAAAAGTTAGTCGATGAAGTTATTGCCCAGAATGAAGCAGCAGTTGCTGAATATAAAAAAGGAAAGGAAGGAGCAATTAACGCGCTTGTCGGTCAGGTGATGAAAGCATCTAAAGGGAAAGCGAACCCGCAGGTCGTTAACCAACTGCTGAAACAGAAATTAAGTTCTTAA
- a CDS encoding SAM-dependent chlorinase/fluorinase, whose protein sequence is MKSKIITLTTDFGTTDTYVSVMKGVILSINPQVTIVDITHAISPQNIQEAAFIFHTAYRYFPKGTIHIFVVDPGVGSERKALLVQTESYYFLAPDNGVLSYVFQHEKIKYVIHLETRKYFRHPISSTFHGRDIFAPVAAHLSLGIPPTKFGPEAETLIKFSIPEPGMIDNRIYAHILHIDHFGNIISDISKEFWNKTIAKKKFVILIGKKKIMQIKQTYAEGKSGELIAYFGSSGYLEIALVNGNAKSQLNLRKETPILIDFK, encoded by the coding sequence ATGAAATCTAAAATAATCACACTAACCACCGATTTCGGAACCACTGATACGTATGTTTCGGTGATGAAAGGGGTTATACTATCAATCAATCCACAGGTAACTATTGTCGATATAACTCATGCTATTTCACCGCAAAATATTCAGGAAGCAGCATTCATATTCCATACCGCATACCGCTATTTCCCAAAAGGAACGATACATATTTTCGTTGTCGACCCCGGTGTTGGTAGCGAACGGAAAGCGTTATTAGTTCAAACTGAATCCTATTATTTCCTCGCGCCGGATAATGGAGTGCTCAGTTATGTTTTCCAACATGAGAAAATCAAATATGTTATTCACCTCGAAACTCGCAAATATTTCCGACATCCTATAAGTTCAACATTTCATGGTCGGGATATTTTTGCACCGGTTGCTGCACATCTATCTTTAGGTATTCCACCGACGAAATTTGGGCCAGAAGCAGAAACCCTAATAAAATTTTCCATCCCTGAACCGGGAATGATTGATAACCGCATTTATGCACATATCCTGCATATTGACCATTTCGGGAATATCATTTCCGATATCTCAAAAGAATTCTGGAATAAAACGATTGCGAAGAAGAAGTTCGTTATCCTGATTGGGAAAAAGAAAATAATGCAGATTAAACAAACCTATGCTGAAGGTAAATCAGGAGAATTAATCGCTTACTTTGGCAGTTCAGGATATTTAGAAATCGCACTAGTTAATGGAAATGCTAAATCGCAACTAAACTTAAGAAAAGAAACTCCTATACTTATTGATTTCAAATAA
- the rsmB gene encoding 16S rRNA (cytosine(967)-C(5))-methyltransferase RsmB produces MSKSSTRKPSARLIAYQVLLRVEQDKAYAGLALDSALAKSTLSNRDKRLVTELVYGTIRHQGTIDWLIGQYANKSDKWISLKLKLILRLGAYQLLYLNKIPEFAAVHETVKLAKQSGLTKFAGVVNAVLRRLAEHRDRIEYPDKTVDMVRYLSVKYSHPEWIIRIFLSQFGVSETEHLLAVNNQPAPITLRVNQLKCTVNQVEQLLTQANLDVVKHQYVSNALQISRLPRSIQDLPGYQEGYFTVQDPASILVADLVHPKPGQTIVDLCAAPGGKATRLAELMQNQGKLFAIDLHPKKAKLIEQTAVRLGLTNIKVIVADATRLNEIISEPVDAVLVDAPCSGLGVLRRKVDSRWRKQPTTIPELVRLQERLLESAYQILKPGGVLVYSTCTLTKEENELQVSRFLQLHPDMHLGLAKGYLPSSAVELITKEGYYLALPHKHGTDGIFAARMIKKTSSGL; encoded by the coding sequence ATGAGTAAATCGAGTACTAGAAAACCATCCGCGCGATTGATAGCGTATCAGGTGTTACTTCGTGTTGAGCAAGATAAAGCATATGCGGGATTAGCGCTGGATAGTGCCTTAGCTAAATCAACATTATCTAACCGAGATAAGCGACTGGTTACCGAGCTGGTGTATGGAACGATTCGACATCAGGGAACAATTGATTGGCTGATTGGCCAGTATGCGAACAAATCGGATAAATGGATTTCTCTAAAGTTAAAACTAATCCTGCGATTGGGCGCTTATCAACTGTTATATTTAAATAAAATCCCGGAATTCGCAGCTGTCCACGAAACGGTTAAACTCGCAAAACAATCGGGATTAACGAAATTTGCTGGAGTGGTTAATGCGGTATTACGTCGTCTTGCGGAACATCGTGACCGGATAGAATATCCGGATAAAACGGTAGATATGGTTCGATATCTATCCGTGAAGTATTCGCATCCGGAATGGATTATTCGAATTTTTTTATCGCAGTTCGGTGTTTCAGAAACAGAACATTTATTAGCGGTGAATAATCAACCTGCGCCGATAACTCTTCGGGTGAACCAATTAAAATGCACTGTTAACCAGGTAGAACAACTATTGACTCAGGCGAACTTGGATGTTGTGAAACATCAATACGTATCGAACGCATTACAAATTAGCCGATTACCGAGGTCAATTCAGGATTTACCTGGATATCAAGAAGGGTATTTTACGGTACAGGATCCCGCTTCAATATTAGTTGCCGATTTAGTGCATCCAAAACCAGGGCAGACGATAGTCGATTTATGTGCGGCACCAGGTGGAAAAGCAACTCGACTTGCAGAACTAATGCAAAATCAGGGAAAATTATTTGCTATTGATTTACATCCGAAAAAAGCGAAATTAATCGAACAGACCGCTGTTCGGCTTGGACTAACGAATATCAAAGTTATTGTTGCTGATGCTACACGATTAAACGAAATAATCTCAGAACCAGTTGATGCCGTTTTAGTTGATGCACCATGTTCCGGGTTGGGAGTCCTGCGTCGCAAAGTTGATAGCCGATGGAGAAAACAACCGACGACAATTCCTGAACTTGTTCGTTTACAGGAACGGTTGCTAGAATCTGCATATCAGATTTTAAAACCTGGCGGTGTTCTCGTATATTCAACCTGTACGTTAACTAAGGAAGAAAACGAACTCCAGGTTAGTCGATTCCTGCAATTACATCCGGATATGCACCTTGGTTTAGCAAAAGGCTATCTTCCTTCTTCAGCAGTGGAATTGATTACTAAAGAAGGATATTATTTAGCTTTACCGCATAAACATGGAACCGACGGCATCTTTGCAGCACGTATGATTAAAAAAACTTCATCAGGGCTTTAA